The following proteins come from a genomic window of Methylorubrum populi:
- a CDS encoding MerR family transcriptional regulator has translation MLISEFARATGLTTDTVRFYIRHGLLEPNKTSKGGRNPYSVFTKEHLRLVEDIRVGQMLGLSIKQMVALKKEQDSCGLPPERGREVGVALLRDLERKAEHFQKLAAWLKASIEWEDKGQTGPRPEMPPIQKIR, from the coding sequence ATGCTCATTTCGGAATTCGCCCGAGCCACGGGCCTGACGACCGACACGGTGCGCTTCTACATCCGCCACGGGCTTCTCGAACCCAACAAGACCAGCAAGGGCGGCCGCAACCCCTACAGCGTTTTCACGAAAGAACATCTGAGACTGGTCGAGGATATCCGTGTGGGCCAGATGCTCGGCCTTTCGATCAAGCAGATGGTTGCCCTGAAGAAGGAGCAGGATAGCTGCGGACTTCCCCCCGAGCGAGGCAGAGAAGTCGGGGTTGCCCTGCTGAGGGATCTGGAAAGAAAGGCAGAGCACTTTCAAAAGCTGGCCGCGTGGCTGAAGGCGTCCATCGAATGGGAGGATAAGGGGCAGACCGGGCCACGGCCGGAGATGCCGCCAATCCAAAAAATCCGGTGA